A portion of the Bdellovibrio bacteriovorus genome contains these proteins:
- a CDS encoding glutathione peroxidase, with the protein MAKNVYDFAVTQMGGKKTTLADYKGQVMLLVNTASKCGLTPQYEGLEELYKEYKSQGLQVLGFPANEFLAQEPGSNSEIQEFCKMKFGIDFPMFEKVVVKGEGQHPLFNFLTTTRPETTMKPGGSLMEKLKAGGLLTGKPEDIKWNFEKFLINRKGELVGRFSPEIAPQDPILVDAIKKELASN; encoded by the coding sequence ATGGCAAAAAACGTGTATGACTTTGCTGTCACACAAATGGGTGGAAAGAAAACAACTCTGGCTGATTACAAAGGCCAAGTGATGTTGTTGGTAAATACAGCTTCTAAATGCGGACTGACTCCTCAATATGAAGGTTTAGAAGAGCTTTACAAAGAATATAAAAGCCAAGGCCTACAAGTTCTAGGATTCCCGGCGAATGAATTTTTAGCGCAAGAACCCGGTTCTAATTCTGAAATTCAAGAGTTCTGTAAAATGAAATTCGGCATTGATTTCCCCATGTTTGAAAAAGTCGTGGTTAAGGGCGAAGGTCAACATCCTCTTTTTAATTTCTTAACAACCACGCGTCCTGAAACCACCATGAAACCGGGTGGAAGCCTCATGGAAAAACTTAAAGCCGGTGGATTGTTAACAGGGAAACCTGAAGACATTAAATGGAATTTTGAAAAATTTCTTATTAATCGCAAAGGTGAACTTGTGGGACGCTTTTCTCCGGAAATCGCGCCTCAAGATCCAATTTTGGTCGATGCTATTAAAAAAGAACTCGCCAGCAATTAA
- a CDS encoding c-type cytochrome — MIVPYFLVLFLAVSFAGPEKPANALIETLLGQQEENIFKQGQAHYQKYCIACHAASNIMVASPKFGDKADWSARLASMKTLKALAQSANIGKGAMPAKGLCTECKEKDLQAAILYMMRGQE, encoded by the coding sequence ATGATCGTGCCGTATTTCTTAGTTCTATTTTTAGCAGTATCGTTTGCGGGTCCAGAAAAGCCCGCAAACGCTTTAATAGAAACACTTTTAGGTCAGCAAGAAGAAAATATATTTAAACAAGGTCAGGCTCACTATCAGAAATATTGTATTGCCTGTCATGCCGCTAGCAATATCATGGTCGCCTCTCCCAAGTTTGGCGATAAAGCCGATTGGTCGGCAAGATTAGCGTCCATGAAAACGCTCAAAGCTTTAGCGCAAAGTGCGAATATAGGAAAAGGCGCGATGCCCGCGAAAGGTCTGTGCACAGAATGTAAAGAGAAGGATCTTCAGGCCGCGATCCTTTATATGATGCGCGGCCAAGAGTAA
- a CDS encoding amidohydrolase, with translation MKTIIALSALLMTACTPLMKSNSEKADLIVKNAKVFTHTSGMKNSFAVKDGKFVAVGDENETTKWQGEKTRIIDAQGKTIIPGLIDTHAHPIRAGLNYTLELRWDGVKSLKQGLQMIREQAQRTPADQWVRVVGGWSPYQFAEKRFPTLKELNDASPDRPLFVMYLYSRGFLNQAAVKKLGYNKDTKFPGGEVQLDKNGKPTGMLLAKPNAFILYKTLVTAPKLASLEEEKNSTRLYFQELSRFGLTTVIDAGGGGFYFPEDHRVAKDLNDQDQLAVNLPFFLFAPTPGKELEDFKRWTKMISPHTQHELSHIVPYHLVGGGENLTTAAADFENFLEPRPDLPANMEAELKPILALLFKSNWIFRIHATYDESIERVLSVVEELKKEGGPFPERFIIDHAETIGEKNLQRIKKLGGGISIQDRMAFQGEDFVGRYGAKKAQNAPPIGRILELGIPLGSGTDATRVSSYNPWIALYWMTSGKTVGGLKHLSSENILSREKALYALTQGAAWFSKEEQVKGDIQPGKVADFAILNVDYFTVPEEKIKNIYSVLTVRAGKVRHGDAEFKSLAPQEQFIKALPSWSPVNYFGGYQL, from the coding sequence ATGAAAACAATCATCGCCCTTTCAGCTCTGCTTATGACCGCATGTACGCCGCTAATGAAATCAAATTCAGAAAAAGCGGATCTTATCGTTAAAAATGCCAAGGTTTTCACTCACACTTCAGGCATGAAAAATTCTTTTGCCGTGAAAGACGGAAAGTTCGTTGCCGTGGGCGACGAAAATGAAACCACAAAATGGCAAGGCGAAAAAACCCGTATCATCGATGCCCAAGGAAAAACAATCATTCCAGGTCTTATCGATACGCATGCGCACCCAATTCGCGCCGGTTTAAATTATACACTGGAGCTCCGTTGGGACGGTGTAAAGTCCTTAAAGCAAGGCTTACAGATGATCCGTGAACAAGCCCAAAGAACACCTGCAGATCAGTGGGTTCGCGTCGTGGGTGGATGGTCGCCTTATCAATTTGCTGAAAAAAGATTCCCGACACTTAAAGAACTTAATGATGCCTCTCCCGATCGTCCTTTATTTGTCATGTATCTTTATTCACGTGGGTTTTTAAATCAGGCTGCCGTTAAAAAGTTAGGCTATAACAAAGACACTAAATTCCCGGGTGGGGAAGTGCAGTTAGACAAAAACGGCAAACCAACTGGAATGCTATTAGCAAAACCAAATGCCTTTATTTTATATAAAACTTTAGTGACCGCTCCTAAGCTTGCAAGCTTGGAAGAAGAAAAAAACTCAACACGCCTTTATTTTCAAGAGCTCAGCCGCTTTGGTTTAACCACGGTGATCGATGCCGGCGGTGGTGGGTTTTATTTCCCAGAAGATCACCGTGTGGCAAAGGATCTTAATGACCAGGACCAATTGGCAGTGAATTTGCCTTTCTTTTTGTTTGCTCCCACGCCAGGTAAAGAGCTTGAGGACTTTAAACGCTGGACAAAGATGATTTCGCCCCATACGCAGCATGAACTTTCTCACATCGTGCCGTATCATCTTGTGGGCGGAGGAGAAAATCTGACCACGGCGGCTGCGGACTTTGAAAACTTCTTAGAGCCTCGTCCGGATTTGCCCGCGAATATGGAAGCCGAGTTGAAGCCGATTTTAGCTTTGCTATTTAAAAGCAATTGGATCTTCCGTATTCATGCCACCTATGATGAATCTATCGAACGTGTTTTAAGTGTGGTGGAAGAACTTAAAAAAGAGGGCGGTCCTTTCCCTGAGCGTTTCATCATTGATCATGCGGAAACCATCGGCGAAAAAAATCTGCAAAGAATTAAAAAGTTAGGCGGCGGCATATCTATTCAAGATCGCATGGCCTTTCAAGGCGAAGATTTTGTTGGGCGCTATGGCGCTAAAAAAGCCCAAAATGCGCCGCCCATCGGTCGGATCTTAGAACTGGGCATTCCTTTGGGATCAGGTACGGATGCGACACGTGTTTCTAGTTACAATCCTTGGATTGCGCTTTACTGGATGACTTCAGGTAAAACTGTGGGTGGCTTAAAACACCTAAGTTCTGAAAATATCTTATCGCGCGAAAAAGCATTGTATGCTTTGACTCAAGGGGCGGCGTGGTTTTCAAAAGAAGAGCAAGTAAAAGGGGATATTCAGCCAGGTAAGGTCGCAGACTTTGCGATCTTAAATGTCGACTATTTCACGGTGCCTGAAGAAAAAATCAAAAATATTTATTCCGTCTTAACAGTGCGTGCGGGAAAAGTCCGTCATGGTGATGCGGAATTTAAAAGTTTGGCTCCGCAAGAACAGTTCATAAAAGCGCTTCCAAGTTGGTCGCCAGTGAATTATTTTGGTGGTTATCAATTATGA
- a CDS encoding hydrolase has product MTTLMTVLVSTSVYAAKPAPQLLTPSNHTLVLIDHQPQMAFATKSIDVATLRNNTVALAKSAKVFKVPTILTTVAAKSFSGPIFPEIQAVFPDQKPIDRTTMNTWEDDNVVKVVKSYGKKKIVFAGLWTEVCIVGPALSAIADGYEVYVVSDASGGVTTEAHDMSMQRMIQAGVRPITWLQYLLELQRDWARGATYNAVIGIAKEHGGAYGLGAIYATEMFNAKEGK; this is encoded by the coding sequence ATGACAACATTGATGACAGTTTTGGTTTCAACTAGCGTTTATGCCGCAAAACCAGCACCGCAACTTTTAACACCTTCTAACCACACCCTTGTACTTATCGACCACCAACCACAGATGGCTTTTGCTACTAAGTCTATTGATGTGGCAACTCTTCGCAATAACACCGTCGCTCTAGCAAAGTCAGCTAAAGTCTTTAAAGTACCAACAATCCTTACAACTGTGGCGGCAAAATCTTTCTCTGGCCCAATCTTTCCTGAAATCCAAGCGGTATTCCCTGATCAAAAACCGATTGATCGTACAACTATGAATACCTGGGAAGACGATAACGTCGTAAAGGTCGTAAAATCATACGGTAAAAAGAAAATTGTTTTTGCCGGTCTTTGGACAGAGGTTTGTATCGTAGGACCTGCTTTATCAGCCATTGCCGACGGATATGAAGTTTATGTGGTGTCTGATGCCTCTGGTGGTGTAACAACGGAAGCTCATGACATGTCGATGCAACGTATGATTCAAGCCGGCGTTCGTCCGATCACTTGGTTGCAATATCTTTTAGAACTACAACGTGACTGGGCTCGTGGTGCTACTTACAATGCGGTGATTGGAATCGCTAAAGAACACGGTGGAGCTTACGGTTTAGGCGCTATCTATGCCACTGAAATGTTTAACGCTAAAGAAGGCAAATAA
- a CDS encoding LysR family transcriptional regulator, protein MTIDQLLTLEMIVQKGSFKAASEHLYKTQPSLSVAIKKLEEEFGVTLFNRDEYRPTLTEQGKTFYRWSQNCLKTFRELEVIGKELGTQAVEPKLEIVLDPLVSPDIVQQVFNLPDSIPGFTEFTFRSETMGMGMQALLDGTADFAVSPKVRDDDNIESIPFEKIKMVPVISRKLYKSEKIDPQWLKTHRQIVVPNKDGTKSDSKMLLEGPKCFVADHTMKKEFILGGFGWGRLATHEIAAELRKGSLIEIDHEAVPSFVLKLHVMRSKLKPLGPVARAIWSNFLACAPAMPENLKTTKKKTRKKS, encoded by the coding sequence ATGACAATCGACCAGCTCTTGACCCTTGAAATGATCGTGCAAAAAGGCAGTTTTAAGGCCGCTTCGGAGCATCTTTACAAGACCCAGCCCTCTTTAAGCGTCGCGATTAAGAAGCTTGAAGAAGAATTTGGCGTGACCTTATTTAATCGTGATGAATATCGTCCTACTTTGACGGAACAAGGGAAGACCTTCTATCGCTGGTCGCAAAACTGCTTAAAAACTTTCCGTGAACTTGAGGTCATCGGCAAAGAACTTGGTACGCAAGCCGTGGAACCAAAACTTGAAATCGTATTGGATCCACTGGTAAGCCCCGATATTGTTCAACAAGTCTTTAATCTGCCTGATTCAATTCCCGGTTTCACCGAATTTACTTTCCGATCAGAAACCATGGGCATGGGAATGCAAGCCTTGTTAGATGGAACTGCTGACTTTGCCGTATCCCCAAAAGTTCGCGACGATGATAATATCGAAAGCATTCCTTTTGAAAAAATCAAAATGGTGCCCGTGATTTCTCGTAAGCTTTATAAGTCAGAAAAGATTGATCCTCAATGGCTGAAAACCCATCGCCAGATAGTGGTTCCTAATAAAGACGGCACCAAGTCAGACTCTAAGATGCTGTTAGAAGGTCCAAAGTGTTTTGTCGCAGACCACACGATGAAGAAAGAATTTATCTTAGGTGGTTTTGGTTGGGGACGTTTAGCTACTCACGAAATCGCCGCGGAACTGCGCAAAGGAAGTCTTATTGAAATCGACCACGAAGCCGTGCCTTCGTTTGTTCTAAAATTGCATGTCATGCGCAGTAAATTAAAACCTCTCGGGCCGGTGGCGCGTGCGATCTGGAGCAACTTTTTAGCGTGCGCGCCTGCGATGCCTGAAAACTTAAAGACAACTAAAAAGAAAACCAGAAAGAAATCTTAG
- a CDS encoding cell wall hydrolase, which produces MTSASEKKYVKSFGYFLILLLSFGLISGGQVFAAKTKSQLVFIEPKLERTVPVYAVDKNGNAGEEITSLYPGDFATLKEMRTMKDGKKWFIIKGKDQKGKDIEFALDPQSLDHDPGNPENSKIFVAAQNARKIKKTGEGDSIATATPGDDDHITCLINESCKPINPGEDIEVDEAVLALTSEGESKLKWRNYYKNKEGRWINAEETSRVSDFYSSMDEGDPNCEANKPKDQEQELLDVAAASADVGSEQQLELIMKNVGDCHKNMDGKYHDRIVESVATKKLAVMYKERKMEDGSIQIVHATRADWVAIDVLARTLYGEMASCFKKGKQYPETVAKVILNRVDFKNQTNLGSRFIASDGDESNLDYRNDITNAAFKSYQFSVWNREDPARRMAMCPPSSADKPFWKGSLPGAEEQQIWKDAVRIASKAVLQGETFRKKTKDLTALYYTSNMQLSKKDYKEVPNGSIGGKKLPMSRCIQLWKEKKLAASHPDYGIFHPFFEQALLPIAGN; this is translated from the coding sequence GTGACTTCGGCTTCCGAAAAGAAGTACGTGAAAAGCTTCGGATATTTCCTAATTTTACTTCTTAGTTTTGGGTTGATTTCTGGTGGGCAGGTTTTTGCTGCCAAGACCAAGTCACAGCTTGTTTTTATTGAGCCAAAGCTTGAGCGCACGGTTCCTGTTTATGCGGTCGATAAAAATGGCAACGCGGGTGAAGAGATCACCTCACTTTATCCTGGGGACTTTGCCACATTAAAAGAAATGCGAACCATGAAGGACGGAAAAAAGTGGTTCATCATCAAAGGAAAAGACCAAAAGGGCAAAGATATTGAATTTGCCTTAGATCCACAATCCTTAGATCACGATCCCGGAAACCCAGAGAATTCAAAAATTTTCGTCGCTGCCCAGAACGCTCGAAAAATTAAGAAAACGGGGGAGGGGGATAGCATTGCCACCGCGACCCCGGGTGATGATGATCATATCACTTGTTTGATCAATGAGAGCTGCAAGCCCATTAATCCCGGCGAAGATATTGAAGTCGATGAAGCTGTCTTAGCTTTGACTTCTGAAGGTGAAAGCAAACTTAAATGGCGCAACTATTATAAAAACAAAGAAGGCCGTTGGATTAATGCCGAAGAAACAAGTCGCGTGAGTGATTTTTACAGCAGTATGGATGAGGGTGATCCTAACTGTGAGGCCAATAAGCCGAAGGACCAAGAGCAAGAATTGCTTGACGTCGCCGCGGCCAGTGCGGATGTGGGTTCAGAGCAACAGCTTGAGCTGATCATGAAAAACGTGGGCGATTGTCACAAAAATATGGATGGTAAATATCATGATCGCATCGTCGAAAGTGTGGCGACAAAAAAATTAGCGGTGATGTATAAAGAGCGAAAAATGGAAGATGGTTCAATCCAAATCGTTCATGCCACTCGTGCTGATTGGGTGGCCATTGATGTTTTGGCGAGAACTCTTTACGGCGAAATGGCTTCTTGTTTTAAAAAAGGCAAACAATACCCAGAAACCGTCGCCAAAGTGATCTTAAATCGGGTGGATTTTAAAAACCAAACGAATTTGGGTTCTCGCTTTATTGCCTCTGACGGGGACGAATCAAACCTTGATTATCGCAATGACATCACGAATGCCGCGTTTAAGTCTTATCAGTTTTCCGTATGGAACCGTGAAGATCCGGCGCGCCGAATGGCGATGTGCCCACCCAGCAGCGCTGATAAACCTTTCTGGAAGGGAAGCTTGCCAGGAGCTGAAGAGCAGCAGATCTGGAAAGACGCCGTTCGTATTGCAAGCAAAGCGGTCTTGCAAGGGGAAACCTTCCGTAAAAAAACGAAGGACTTAACCGCGCTTTATTACACCTCCAATATGCAGCTTTCAAAGAAAGATTATAAAGAAGTTCCGAACGGCTCTATTGGTGGAAAAAAACTTCCAATGTCTCGTTGTATCCAGTTATGGAAAGAAAAGAAGTTAGCCGCAAGTCACCCTGATTACGGGATCTTCCATCCCTTCTTTGAACAAGCTCTATTGCCGATCGCCGGAAACTAA